The following proteins are encoded in a genomic region of Abyssisolibacter fermentans:
- a CDS encoding L-serine ammonia-lyase, iron-sulfur-dependent, subunit alpha produces MKMNNVELYPSFFNDVFGPVMIAGSSSHLAGPQRLGLATNALTEGKKITKIEVIMDSEGSFAGTFGIMSEDIGMLAGGLGMPVDDLKRNDCHHIAKEQEVEVKFTKGVMKESDHLNSMKFEITTSDGKVHSVVGDSIGGGMIQTKKIMGFDYIYNGESNLLILVKESHDSNFMDKVKTYLDGVLECRSSSNESGTAYFFKAEIIPPIEEIKKNYPECKVYLIPYLLPTPLTVRVKPQLFKTGTEWVKLCKETNKPMHEVAIDYQIAASGMSRDEIIEKMRYLSRLMIRQVECMAQEDFGNYYHCYGFSTDLYDRLTNWQKENSHLPEMMRNAVKHYFSVLSMAPGVLNVPGPHGAGGGVVMSSLRAAQLEYGFSEDKLIEGLLVAAGYGVIAYDRTEPTGEVIGCAGEQGLALVFATAALTHILGGTPEAVESAAAQAMQVSIGWPCDPATGANGEPCLARGMTAVTTPFVFSELAKAGIISPFPFHEMLDVVVDVSKNYGPELLCTSRGGCAACPTAIKLKKQIGL; encoded by the coding sequence ATGAAAATGAATAATGTAGAATTATATCCTAGTTTTTTTAATGATGTTTTTGGACCGGTTATGATAGCCGGATCCAGTTCGCATTTAGCAGGTCCTCAGAGATTAGGTTTAGCAACAAATGCGTTAACTGAGGGTAAAAAAATTACAAAAATAGAAGTTATAATGGACTCAGAAGGATCTTTTGCCGGAACATTTGGGATTATGAGTGAAGATATTGGGATGCTTGCAGGTGGTCTTGGGATGCCTGTAGACGATCTGAAAAGAAATGATTGTCACCACATCGCCAAAGAGCAAGAAGTTGAGGTAAAATTCACCAAAGGAGTGATGAAAGAATCTGATCACTTGAATTCAATGAAGTTTGAAATTACTACATCTGATGGAAAGGTTCATAGTGTTGTTGGTGATTCAATCGGTGGTGGTATGATTCAGACTAAAAAGATTATGGGCTTTGATTACATTTATAATGGGGAATCTAATTTATTGATCCTCGTAAAAGAGTCTCATGATTCTAATTTCATGGACAAAGTGAAAACTTACCTGGATGGAGTTTTGGAGTGTCGTTCAAGTTCTAATGAAAGTGGAACGGCTTATTTCTTTAAAGCTGAAATTATTCCACCAATAGAAGAAATAAAGAAGAATTATCCAGAGTGCAAGGTATATCTTATTCCTTATCTGTTACCTACGCCTCTTACCGTACGCGTTAAGCCTCAGCTGTTTAAAACGGGAACTGAATGGGTTAAGTTATGTAAAGAGACTAATAAACCTATGCATGAAGTAGCTATAGACTACCAAATTGCTGCATCTGGTATGAGCAGGGATGAAATAATTGAAAAGATGCGCTATTTATCTCGATTAATGATTCGTCAGGTTGAGTGTATGGCCCAGGAAGATTTTGGCAATTACTACCACTGTTATGGATTTAGTACTGATTTATATGATAGACTGACTAATTGGCAGAAGGAAAACTCTCATCTTCCTGAAATGATGAGAAACGCAGTTAAGCATTATTTTTCAGTATTGTCAATGGCTCCTGGAGTTCTGAATGTACCTGGTCCACATGGTGCTGGCGGTGGAGTGGTTATGTCTTCTCTTCGAGCAGCTCAGTTAGAGTACGGATTTAGTGAAGACAAACTCATTGAAGGTTTGCTAGTTGCAGCTGGATACGGTGTTATCGCCTATGATAGAACGGAACCGACTGGTGAAGTAATCGGTTGTGCTGGTGAACAAGGGTTAGCTCTCGTTTTTGCTACTGCTGCTTTAACACATATCTTAGGAGGCACTCCTGAAGCTGTAGAAAGTGCAGCTGCACAAGCTATGCAAGTTTCTATCGGTTGGCCTTGCGATCCTGCTACTGGAGCGAACGGAGAACCATGTTTAGCTCGAGGGATGACAGCGGTGACTACACCTTTTGTGTTCTCTGAATTGGCGAAAGCTGGTATTATTTCACCTTTCCCTTTCCATGAGATGTTAGATGTTGTGGTTGATGTTTCTAAGAATTATGGTCCAGAACTATTATGTACAAGCAGAGGGGGTTGTGCTGCTTGTCCTACAGCCATAAAGTTAAAAAAACAGATAGGTTTATAA
- a CDS encoding sigma-54 interaction domain-containing protein gives MTDQIKLCERNGMRMEEMLIHFINQIANPVLLVNETGEIVVTNKSAEKIIQLCSMPDQLKVNHIDPLFSNNMLGTSKFHNRTLIIKNISFSVNVYKLNISNNDLAFLYIFDQTSMTSSVLDEVIENISEKVAIYDGNGVFLKGNKEVEKLVGRKLDSYVGQKVQSVINKLGIYNAVTPEAIKQKKMVEQKVAFSNGTVIHCKTTPIFNSGNELIKVIEAAKDVTDIVNLREELREVEIVKNEYLKKLNKLQKMNHTKKIIFASTQIEDVLYLASRVANTDSSVFITGESGVGKEEIAKYIHQNSMRSEMPFVAINCAAIPSELLESELFGYEEGAFSGAKKGGKKGLFEIANSGTIFLDEIGELPLKMQGKLLRVIQENNIKRLGGNDLIPIDIRYICATNLTKSQLKNEKFFRQDLYYRLSIVPICVPPLKDRKDDILPLINHFLTQFNQKYNRKVKINSEAMIKLYNYPWPGNVRELKNVVERIVILAKKNEIETKDLEIILHLEDQFKLENTNTEIQVNELMPLAKAYRIVDQQLISRAIFEHGTIVNAAKALNVNPSTIHRKLKRDRADIEE, from the coding sequence ATGACAGATCAAATTAAATTATGTGAAAGGAATGGTATGAGGATGGAAGAAATGCTTATCCATTTTATTAATCAAATAGCAAATCCAGTTTTACTAGTAAATGAAACTGGGGAAATAGTTGTAACAAACAAATCAGCTGAGAAAATAATACAACTTTGCAGTATGCCTGATCAACTCAAAGTCAATCATATAGACCCTCTATTTTCTAACAACATGTTAGGAACATCAAAATTTCATAATAGGACTTTAATTATTAAGAATATATCCTTTTCAGTTAATGTCTATAAATTGAATATTAGTAATAATGATTTAGCATTTCTGTATATTTTTGATCAAACATCCATGACGTCTTCGGTGTTAGATGAAGTAATTGAAAATATCAGTGAAAAGGTAGCAATATATGATGGTAATGGTGTATTTTTGAAAGGCAATAAGGAAGTAGAAAAATTAGTTGGTAGAAAACTAGATTCATATGTTGGTCAAAAAGTTCAGTCTGTTATTAATAAATTGGGAATATACAATGCTGTAACGCCAGAAGCAATCAAACAAAAGAAGATGGTTGAGCAAAAAGTTGCTTTTTCAAATGGAACCGTTATACACTGTAAAACAACTCCAATATTTAATTCTGGAAATGAATTGATAAAAGTTATCGAAGCAGCTAAAGATGTAACAGATATTGTAAACCTTAGGGAAGAATTAAGAGAAGTAGAAATTGTAAAAAATGAATATCTCAAGAAATTAAATAAGCTACAAAAGATGAATCATACAAAGAAAATAATTTTTGCTAGCACCCAAATTGAAGATGTACTTTATCTAGCTTCGAGGGTAGCAAATACAGATTCGTCAGTATTTATAACGGGAGAATCTGGGGTAGGTAAAGAAGAAATTGCTAAATATATACATCAAAATAGTATGAGATCAGAAATGCCTTTTGTTGCAATAAACTGTGCTGCTATACCATCTGAATTATTAGAATCTGAATTGTTCGGTTATGAAGAAGGAGCTTTCTCGGGAGCAAAAAAAGGTGGTAAAAAAGGATTATTTGAAATAGCAAATAGTGGTACTATCTTTCTTGATGAAATCGGAGAATTGCCATTGAAGATGCAAGGAAAACTTCTAAGGGTTATTCAAGAGAATAATATAAAAAGATTAGGAGGAAATGATTTAATTCCCATTGATATACGGTACATTTGCGCTACTAATTTAACAAAATCGCAATTGAAAAATGAAAAATTTTTCAGACAAGATTTGTATTATAGATTAAGCATAGTTCCAATCTGCGTTCCTCCACTAAAAGATAGAAAAGATGACATTTTACCATTAATAAATCACTTTTTGACTCAATTCAACCAAAAATACAATCGTAAAGTAAAAATAAATTCAGAGGCAATGATAAAACTATATAATTATCCTTGGCCAGGGAATGTAAGAGAACTTAAAAATGTTGTTGAACGAATTGTAATTCTAGCAAAGAAAAATGAGATTGAGACAAAGGACTTAGAAATAATATTGCATCTTGAGGATCAATTTAAATTAGAAAATACTAATACTGAAATACAAGTAAATGAATTAATGCCATTAGCAAAAGCTTATAGAATAGTTGATCAACAGTTAATAAGTCGAGCTATTTTTGAGCATGGCACAATAGTGAATGCTGCGAAGGCATTGAATGTAAATCCATCTACTATACACAGAAAACTCAAAAGAGACCGTGCTGATATTGAAGAATAG
- a CDS encoding winged helix-turn-helix transcriptional regulator, whose protein sequence is MHRYNQDYVSLALSVIGGKWKFTILWHLREDPKRFNELLRSIPNITKKMLVQQLRQLENDQIVHREVHNIVPPKVEYSITEYGATLCPVLQALHNWGEQHQQLIELESKK, encoded by the coding sequence ATGCATAGATATAATCAGGACTATGTAAGCTTAGCCCTAAGCGTTATTGGTGGTAAATGGAAATTTACAATCCTTTGGCATTTACGAGAAGATCCAAAAAGATTTAACGAACTATTAAGATCTATTCCAAATATCACTAAAAAGATGTTGGTACAGCAACTAAGACAACTTGAAAATGATCAAATAGTTCACCGTGAAGTTCATAATATTGTACCACCAAAGGTGGAATATTCCATCACTGAATACGGTGCCACTTTATGTCCAGTTTTACAAGCACTTCATAATTGGGGAGAACAACATCAACAACTAATAGAACTTGAATCAAAAAAATGA
- the pheA gene encoding prephenate dehydratase, with product MREVYDIAYQGVAGSFGNIAALKYTHNSSNALACKHFCDVFDSLEQGKAICGILPIENSTTGGVATVYDLLIKYGYYIIDEVCIKIEHNLLGVKGTKLEDIRYVYSHPQAIMQSEEYLQSNNWDLIPYTNTAASAKYISECNDKTKAAVASIKASEIYDLAVLSSNINSNNSNYTRFIVIGSNLVRKVSNDKISIVVSVPHKAGALCNILKHFSENSINLLKIESRPIKDKPWEYLFHIDFEGNLNNSVVIDALKNIKENSCHYKLLGNYKSYNG from the coding sequence ATGAGAGAAGTTTATGATATAGCGTATCAAGGGGTAGCAGGTTCTTTTGGAAATATTGCTGCATTAAAGTATACTCATAATAGTAGTAATGCATTAGCTTGTAAACATTTTTGTGATGTTTTTGATTCCCTTGAACAAGGAAAAGCAATATGTGGTATCTTACCTATTGAAAACTCAACTACTGGTGGTGTAGCTACTGTATATGATTTATTGATAAAGTATGGGTATTATATAATAGATGAAGTTTGTATAAAAATCGAACATAATCTTTTGGGTGTGAAGGGGACTAAGCTTGAAGATATTAGGTATGTTTATTCTCATCCGCAGGCTATAATGCAGAGTGAAGAATATTTGCAATCTAACAATTGGGATTTAATACCATATACAAATACTGCTGCCAGTGCAAAGTATATAAGTGAATGTAATGATAAGACTAAGGCTGCTGTTGCTAGTATAAAAGCTTCTGAGATTTATGATTTGGCAGTACTTTCATCTAATATTAATAGTAATAATTCAAATTATACTAGATTTATTGTGATAGGAAGTAATTTGGTTAGGAAAGTAAGTAATGACAAGATTAGTATAGTTGTATCTGTACCCCATAAAGCGGGAGCATTGTGCAATATATTAAAGCATTTTTCAGAAAACAGTATCAACTTGTTAAAGATTGAATCTAGACCTATAAAAGATAAACCATGGGAATATTTATTTCATATAGATTTTGAGGGCAATTTAAATAATAGTGTAGTAATAGATGCATTAAAAAATATTAAAGAAAACAGTTGTCATTATAAATTATTAGGAAACTATAAATCATACAATGGATAA
- the pruA gene encoding L-glutamate gamma-semialdehyde dehydrogenase codes for MSNAYFKLEKPKNEPVFSYAKGSTKRIELKNKLKELKQKEIEIPLIIGGKEIKTGNTRQCVIPHDKNHVLATYHMAGEKEVKMAIEAAMKAKKEWDKMPWEHRASIFLKAAQLLAGPWRYTLNAATMLGQSKTAYQAEIDSACELIDFLRFNTYFMSEIYSDQTASSINTWNRLEYRGLEGFVFAVTPFNFTAIGGNLCISPAMMGNVVLWKPSHTAVYSNYLFMKLLQEAGLPDGVINFIPGAGSLIGNIVFDSEWFAGVHFTGSTGVFNTMWQSIGKNISKYRSYPKIVGETGGKDFVFAHNLADIDALSIALIRGAFEYQGQKCSAASRAYIPESIWPILKNKLIDEVSTIKIGDIDDFTNFMSAVIDKKSFDNIKSYIDYAKASDEAEIICGGECDDSIGYFVKPTIIVTTNPNFKTITEEIFGPVLTIYVYKDDALEETLKLCNESTPYGLTGSIFSQDRNAIIKMGNLLYYAAGNLYINDKPTGAVVGQQPFGGSRASGTNDKAGSKLNLLRWTNPRVIKETFNPAKDYKYPFMDEK; via the coding sequence ATGTCTAATGCTTATTTTAAATTAGAAAAACCAAAAAATGAACCAGTATTTTCATATGCAAAGGGAAGTACCAAAAGAATTGAACTTAAGAATAAACTCAAAGAATTAAAGCAAAAAGAAATTGAAATTCCTTTGATAATTGGGGGAAAAGAAATAAAAACTGGTAATACAAGACAATGTGTAATTCCACATGATAAAAATCATGTACTTGCTACATATCATATGGCAGGCGAAAAGGAAGTAAAAATGGCAATTGAAGCTGCTATGAAAGCAAAAAAAGAATGGGACAAAATGCCATGGGAGCATAGAGCATCAATATTTTTAAAAGCTGCTCAGTTATTAGCAGGACCATGGAGATATACTTTAAATGCTGCTACAATGCTTGGACAAAGCAAAACTGCCTATCAAGCAGAAATTGATTCAGCTTGCGAATTAATTGACTTTTTAAGATTTAACACTTATTTTATGTCTGAGATTTATAGCGATCAGACTGCTTCTTCTATCAATACTTGGAATAGATTAGAATACAGAGGTCTTGAAGGATTTGTTTTCGCTGTAACACCATTTAATTTCACTGCCATAGGAGGGAATTTATGTATATCCCCTGCTATGATGGGAAACGTAGTACTTTGGAAACCATCTCATACAGCAGTATATTCTAATTACTTATTTATGAAATTATTGCAGGAAGCAGGATTACCAGATGGCGTTATCAATTTTATACCTGGAGCTGGAAGCTTAATTGGAAACATTGTTTTTGATAGCGAATGGTTTGCAGGAGTACATTTCACAGGCTCAACTGGTGTATTTAATACAATGTGGCAGTCTATTGGTAAAAATATTTCTAAATATAGATCATATCCCAAAATTGTAGGAGAAACTGGAGGTAAGGATTTTGTATTTGCACATAATCTAGCAGATATTGATGCTCTTAGTATTGCTTTGATTAGAGGTGCATTTGAATATCAAGGACAAAAATGCTCAGCTGCATCTCGTGCCTATATACCTGAAAGCATATGGCCTATTTTAAAAAATAAACTAATTGATGAAGTTTCAACCATTAAAATAGGTGATATTGATGATTTCACTAATTTCATGAGCGCTGTAATAGATAAAAAATCCTTTGATAATATTAAATCATATATAGATTATGCGAAAGCTTCTGATGAAGCTGAAATAATATGTGGTGGAGAGTGTGATGATAGTATTGGTTATTTTGTTAAACCAACTATCATAGTAACAACTAATCCGAATTTCAAAACAATAACAGAAGAAATTTTCGGCCCAGTACTTACTATATATGTTTATAAGGATGATGCTCTCGAAGAAACTCTTAAGTTATGTAATGAATCAACGCCTTATGGATTAACAGGGTCTATTTTTTCTCAAGATAGAAATGCAATTATTAAAATGGGAAATCTACTTTACTATGCAGCGGGTAATTTATACATCAATGACAAGCCTACAGGAGCAGTTGTAGGACAGCAACCATTTGGAGGCTCAAGGGCTTCAGGAACAAATGATAAAGCTGGCAGCAAATTGAATTTATTAAGATGGACAAACCCAAGGGTTATAAAAGAAACCTTTAATCCAGCTAAGGATTATAAGTATCCATTTATGGACGAAAAATAA
- the lpdA gene encoding dihydrolipoyl dehydrogenase: MKKFDVVVLGSGPAGIEVCTILSQSNKRVCLIEENPNAFGGVCVNKGCMPTKHLVKVAEVIESGKKAHEFGVKISSIEPNMEQIHNMKEMLVNKLGSMHQKHTSAEIIFGHGRFVSNDEVEVMHTDGSIERVTGNQFVIATGSRPRLIPGIEIDGQYVCTSDELLDNNVIPEKLLVVGGGVIGLEFASIYKSYGSDVTLIEAAPRVMPNEDVDTSMMVQDLFSKRGIGIYPATSIEKAEVGDGKVICTFTGSYSDGASFDKVLIGVGRQPNTDDLGLENTDIEVDKGFIKVNDYLQTNVPHIYAAGDVVPTLMLAHTAAYESMIITTNMMQPGSIPYNNKVAPRVVYTKPEIASVGLTEAEAHKAYEKIKVINFPMAMNGKTVIEHATEGRIKLIYKSDDGVVLGASIVGKGATELIHELTLAVTHGLTINDLKNTVHAHPTLSESVWFAVLKGQPFSSTQEFMASMPK; the protein is encoded by the coding sequence ATGAAAAAGTTTGATGTTGTTGTTTTAGGGAGTGGTCCAGCTGGTATAGAAGTATGCACAATACTCTCACAGTCCAATAAAAGAGTATGTTTGATTGAAGAGAATCCTAATGCATTTGGTGGTGTCTGCGTTAACAAAGGGTGTATGCCAACAAAACACTTAGTAAAGGTAGCTGAGGTTATTGAATCAGGAAAAAAAGCCCATGAATTTGGTGTGAAAATTTCATCTATAGAGCCTAATATGGAACAAATTCATAATATGAAAGAAATGTTGGTGAACAAGCTAGGTAGTATGCATCAAAAACATACTTCTGCTGAGATTATATTCGGACATGGACGTTTTGTTAGTAATGATGAAGTTGAAGTAATGCATACTGATGGTTCTATAGAACGCGTTACTGGTAATCAATTCGTTATTGCGACAGGGTCTCGACCTAGATTAATACCAGGTATTGAAATTGATGGTCAATATGTTTGCACTAGTGATGAATTACTAGATAATAATGTCATCCCTGAAAAATTACTAGTCGTTGGTGGTGGTGTGATTGGTCTTGAGTTTGCATCAATTTATAAAAGCTATGGTTCTGATGTAACCTTGATAGAAGCAGCACCTAGAGTAATGCCAAATGAAGATGTTGACACAAGCATGATGGTCCAAGACTTGTTTAGCAAAAGAGGGATTGGTATATATCCTGCTACAAGTATAGAAAAGGCAGAGGTAGGAGATGGTAAAGTTATTTGTACATTTACTGGGAGTTATTCTGATGGAGCTTCATTTGATAAAGTTCTAATAGGCGTAGGAAGACAACCAAATACTGATGATCTTGGACTAGAAAATACAGACATCGAGGTTGATAAAGGTTTTATTAAAGTAAATGATTATTTACAAACGAATGTACCACATATTTATGCAGCCGGTGATGTGGTTCCTACTCTCATGCTTGCACATACAGCTGCCTATGAAAGCATGATTATTACAACTAATATGATGCAGCCTGGAAGTATACCATACAATAACAAAGTTGCACCAAGAGTTGTATATACTAAACCAGAAATTGCTTCTGTAGGGCTAACAGAAGCAGAGGCTCATAAAGCATATGAAAAAATCAAAGTCATCAACTTTCCTATGGCTATGAATGGTAAGACAGTTATTGAACATGCTACTGAAGGCCGTATTAAACTTATATATAAATCAGATGATGGAGTAGTTCTTGGTGCAAGTATTGTAGGAAAGGGTGCAACAGAATTAATTCACGAATTAACACTGGCTGTGACTCATGGATTGACTATTAATGATTTAAAAAATACAGTTCATGCACATCCAACTTTATCAGAGAGCGTTTGGTTTGCAGTACTTAAAGGACAACCATTTAGTTCTACTCAAGAGTTTATGGCTAGTATGCCAAAGTAG
- a CDS encoding RidA family protein encodes MIKHYKPSGRYSVATIHNGVAYLCGHYASDLSKDIKGQTEEALDSIDKSLLEIGTDKSKMLSVMIHLKTMDDYAEMNSVYDNWVAKLPPARTCVVGEMFSNDCLIEVTVTAVV; translated from the coding sequence ATGATTAAACATTACAAACCATCAGGAAGATATAGCGTTGCTACAATTCATAACGGAGTAGCTTATCTATGCGGACATTATGCTTCAGATTTAAGCAAAGATATCAAAGGACAAACAGAGGAGGCTCTGGATTCGATAGACAAGAGTTTATTGGAAATAGGTACAGACAAATCTAAGATGCTTTCAGTAATGATTCATCTAAAGACGATGGATGATTATGCTGAAATGAATTCAGTCTATGACAATTGGGTAGCTAAGTTGCCCCCAGCAAGGACTTGTGTCGTAGGCGAAATGTTTTCCAATGATTGTTTAATAGAGGTGACAGTTACTGCAGTGGTCTAG
- the aroF gene encoding 3-deoxy-7-phosphoheptulonate synthase, whose amino-acid sequence MLIVIKSEEKQENVNKIKRKMKELGCEICEFKGQTYYLIGLVGDTSNIDPDLLNANENVEKIIHVQEPYKKVNRLFHPEDTIIDICGRKIGQGHFTVMAGPCSVESEEQIVSIAKEVKSAGASILRGGAFKPRTSPYSFQGMELDGLELLKLAKKETGLPIVTELMSPKYLDKFIDDVDIIQIGARNMQNFDLLKEVGMTKKAILLKRGMSATIQELLMAAEYIMSEGNENIILCERGIRTFEKYTRNTLDLSAIPVIKKHSHLPVIVDPSHAGGLWWLVEPLAKAALAVGADGLMVEVHNDPANAKCDGQQSLKPEKFKTLMNKLNKMLEIEDKKIG is encoded by the coding sequence ATGTTAATAGTTATAAAAAGCGAAGAAAAACAAGAAAATGTGAACAAAATCAAGAGGAAAATGAAAGAATTAGGATGTGAAATATGTGAGTTTAAAGGGCAGACTTATTATTTAATTGGTCTTGTTGGAGATACAAGTAATATTGATCCAGATTTACTTAATGCTAATGAAAATGTGGAAAAAATAATACATGTTCAAGAGCCATACAAAAAGGTTAATAGATTATTTCATCCAGAGGATACAATAATAGATATTTGCGGGCGAAAAATTGGACAAGGTCATTTTACTGTTATGGCAGGTCCATGTTCTGTAGAAAGTGAGGAACAAATTGTTTCCATTGCTAAGGAAGTAAAAAGTGCAGGAGCATCAATATTAAGAGGTGGAGCATTTAAACCTAGAACATCACCTTACAGCTTTCAAGGTATGGAATTAGATGGTCTAGAGCTTCTAAAGCTTGCAAAGAAAGAGACAGGTTTACCGATTGTTACTGAGCTTATGTCTCCAAAATACTTGGATAAATTTATTGATGATGTTGATATTATACAAATAGGTGCTAGAAATATGCAAAATTTTGATTTACTAAAAGAAGTAGGTATGACCAAAAAGGCTATATTACTTAAAAGAGGTATGTCAGCAACAATACAGGAGTTATTAATGGCAGCAGAGTATATTATGTCAGAGGGAAATGAAAATATTATTTTGTGCGAAAGAGGTATAAGAACGTTTGAAAAATATACAAGAAATACTTTAGATTTAAGTGCTATACCAGTTATTAAGAAACATAGTCATTTACCTGTAATAGTTGACCCAAGTCATGCTGGTGGATTATGGTGGTTAGTTGAGCCTCTAGCAAAGGCAGCATTAGCTGTTGGAGCTGATGGTTTGATGGTAGAAGTTCATAATGATCCTGCTAATGCAAAATGTGACGGTCAGCAGTCATTGAAACCTGAAAAATTTAAAACATTAATGAATAAATTGAATAAGATGCTTGAAATTGAGGATAAAAAAATAGGGTAA
- a CDS encoding class I SAM-dependent DNA methyltransferase codes for MIENQKEYFNQTYKKWTKDISNEKLEIMKKLISDINVSEGSALLDVGAGTGVLYVVLKDINLKRYLAIDISEKMLEELNKKFPNVENICCDYDKEIKLNETFDYIIIFNSIPHFNNLDVVFDKSYKHLNKGGKFVIAHARTREGLRLYRQKIGYHADEDGIPNDLTINNLCKKYNFTNVIIEDTEFFSFRCEK; via the coding sequence ATGATAGAAAATCAAAAAGAATATTTTAATCAAACTTACAAGAAATGGACTAAAGATATATCAAATGAAAAATTAGAAATTATGAAAAAGTTAATATCAGATATAAATGTGAGTGAAGGTTCAGCTTTATTAGATGTAGGTGCAGGAACGGGAGTATTATATGTTGTATTAAAGGATATAAACTTAAAAAGATATCTAGCAATAGATATTTCTGAAAAAATGCTTGAGGAATTGAATAAAAAATTCCCTAATGTTGAGAACATATGTTGTGATTATGATAAGGAAATAAAATTAAATGAAACATTTGATTACATAATTATTTTTAATAGTATTCCTCATTTTAATAATTTAGATGTAGTATTTGATAAATCATATAAACATTTAAATAAAGGTGGAAAATTTGTCATTGCACATGCTAGAACTAGAGAAGGTTTAAGATTATATCGTCAAAAAATTGGATATCATGCTGACGAGGATGGAATACCAAATGATTTGACTATAAATAATTTATGTAAAAAATATAATTTTACCAATGTGATTATAGAGGATACTGAATTTTTCAGTTTTAGATGTGAGAAATAA